In one window of Arcobacter sp. CECT 8983 DNA:
- a CDS encoding amidohydrolase family protein, with protein sequence METIDFHAHLLNPNVSFSRVYDKVAISLFAKKLGVEKDDLLNRKYDAFVDAFINNIKTSKYVKKSVVLPVDAKVDSKGREISRDKTVCSSNDDVLKEYKRYPKEVIPFFSVNPNRLDALDLLDEYFESGFKGAKFLQNYWDIDITDEKYIPYFEKIKKYNLPIIIHTGSEHAIESNPMYEKVEVANMAIEVGCKVVLAHFGVNSIMEHRPTKILNNFSFDNKKFGDDYFKTIEYLESHENVYADLSAMVMNFRSKIIKDLAKNQSQIHNKLLFGTDYPVPFSPMFSYHTLGLKKRRKLEKVENPLDRNIEFFNEYFKEDSLIYTNWQKLIKE encoded by the coding sequence ATGGAAACTATCGACTTTCATGCACATTTATTGAATCCAAATGTATCTTTTTCAAGAGTTTATGACAAAGTAGCTATTTCACTTTTTGCAAAAAAACTTGGAGTTGAAAAAGATGATTTATTAAATAGAAAATATGACGCCTTTGTTGATGCTTTTATAAATAATATAAAAACATCAAAATATGTTAAAAAGTCTGTTGTACTTCCTGTGGATGCAAAAGTTGATAGTAAGGGAAGAGAAATATCAAGGGATAAAACTGTTTGCTCATCAAATGATGATGTTTTAAAAGAATACAAAAGATATCCAAAAGAAGTGATACCTTTTTTCTCTGTAAATCCAAATAGATTAGATGCTTTAGATTTACTTGATGAGTATTTTGAATCAGGATTTAAAGGGGCTAAATTTTTACAAAATTATTGGGATATAGATATTACAGATGAAAAGTATATTCCATATTTTGAAAAGATTAAAAAATATAATTTACCTATAATCATCCATACAGGAAGTGAACATGCGATTGAATCAAATCCTATGTATGAAAAAGTAGAAGTTGCAAATATGGCAATAGAAGTAGGGTGTAAAGTTGTACTTGCACATTTTGGTGTAAACTCTATAATGGAGCATAGACCAACAAAAATTTTAAACAATTTTTCTTTTGATAATAAAAAGTTTGGAGATGACTATTTTAAAACAATAGAATATTTAGAAAGTCATGAAAATGTATATGCAGATTTATCTGCTATGGTGATGAATTTTAGATCAAAGATTATAAAAGATTTAGCCAAAAATCAAAGTCAAATTCATAATAAACTTCTTTTTGGTACAGATTATCCTGTTCCTTTTTCTCCTATGTTTTCATATCATACCTTAGGATTAAAAAAGAGAAGAAAGTTAGAAAAAGTTGAAAATCCACTTGATAGAAATATCGAGTTTTTTAATGAATATTTTAAAGAAGATTCTTTAATTTATACAAATTGGCAGAAATTAATAAAGGAATAA
- a CDS encoding MerR family transcriptional regulator produces the protein MKIINGKMFYKMSELVEQVELSNHTIAFYYKKGLLPNTVNTSKNMKYYPEITVTVLNLIKYFKDNLNFSIDYIKELFDYYRIDFDDRAELILQSIQMLSSEIKNPISKKDLDKQIVEEAIELDLVDDKDIYFKTELEVLKVYEELRSYEVASELIKEYVTTSKKLALLERELSSKVLEKTGFLPEVLILNILNSFKPYIFNRHTIIEFKKES, from the coding sequence ATGAAAATTATAAATGGAAAAATGTTTTATAAAATGAGTGAACTTGTAGAACAAGTAGAACTTAGTAATCATACAATTGCCTTTTATTATAAAAAAGGACTACTTCCAAATACAGTTAATACTTCAAAAAATATGAAGTATTACCCAGAAATCACAGTTACCGTTTTAAATTTGATTAAATATTTCAAAGATAATTTGAATTTTTCTATTGATTATATAAAAGAGTTATTTGATTATTATAGAATTGATTTTGACGATAGAGCTGAACTTATTTTACAATCTATTCAGATGTTATCTAGTGAAATTAAAAATCCTATTTCAAAAAAGGATTTAGACAAACAGATTGTAGAAGAAGCAATTGAGCTGGACTTAGTTGATGATAAAGATATCTATTTTAAAACAGAATTAGAAGTTTTAAAAGTTTACGAAGAACTTAGAAGCTATGAAGTTGCAAGTGAACTTATAAAAGAGTATGTAACTACTAGTAAAAAACTAGCTTTACTTGAAAGAGAACTGAGTTCAAAAGTTTTAGAAAAAACAGGTTTTTTACCAGAGGTTTTAATTCTTAATATTTTAAATTCATTTAAACCATACATTTTTAATAGACACACGATTATTGAGTTTAAAAAGGAAAGCTAA
- a CDS encoding permease — protein MFFYWEKFVDFLVYDSLGLTKGEHLADALHFFIYDTVKIFILLVTIIYIVSFLRSYFPVEKIRDYLSGKHKLIGHVFASFFGMLTPFCSCSAIPLFLGFLQARIPLGVTFSYLISAPLSDAVVIALLFSLFGVKITLLYIGTVILLAIIAGLLIGSLNLEKEVLIDVKPVESCCGNTNEESQSLQSRAKEAWAASTDIFKKIYIYVIIGIGIGAFIHGYVPAETIVKYASGDAWWAPLMGVIMGIPMYSSAAGMLPLIEVLTSKGMLLGTALSFMMAVVALSLPEALILKRVLSMKLISIFFSTVGAAIFIVGVVFNSIL, from the coding sequence ATGTTTTTTTATTGGGAAAAATTTGTAGATTTTTTGGTTTATGATTCATTGGGTCTTACAAAAGGAGAGCATTTAGCCGATGCACTTCATTTTTTCATTTATGATACAGTAAAGATATTTATTCTTTTAGTGACTATTATTTATATTGTTAGCTTTTTAAGAAGCTATTTTCCTGTTGAGAAAATAAGAGATTATCTAAGTGGAAAACATAAACTAATAGGTCATGTATTTGCTTCATTTTTTGGAATGTTGACTCCTTTTTGTTCTTGTAGTGCAATTCCACTTTTTTTAGGGTTTTTACAAGCAAGAATTCCTTTAGGCGTAACTTTTTCTTACCTTATTTCAGCACCACTTAGTGATGCGGTTGTTATTGCACTTTTGTTTTCTCTTTTTGGAGTTAAGATTACTCTTCTTTATATTGGTACAGTAATTCTTTTAGCAATAATTGCAGGTCTATTAATAGGAAGTTTAAATTTAGAAAAAGAGGTTTTAATAGATGTAAAACCAGTTGAGTCTTGTTGTGGTAATACAAATGAAGAGAGTCAAAGTTTACAAAGTAGAGCAAAAGAAGCTTGGGCAGCTAGTACGGACATCTTTAAAAAGATTTATATTTATGTAATAATAGGTATAGGAATTGGAGCATTTATCCATGGATATGTTCCAGCAGAAACTATTGTAAAGTATGCAAGCGGAGATGCTTGGTGGGCACCACTTATGGGTGTAATCATGGGAATACCTATGTATTCTAGTGCAGCAGGAATGTTACCTCTTATTGAAGTTCTTACTTCAAAGGGAATGTTACTTGGAACGGCTCTTTCATTTATGATGGCAGTTGTTGCACTTAGTCTTCCAGAAGCATTGATTTTAAAAAGAGTATTGTCAATGAAGCTTATTTCAATATTTTTTTCAACTGTAGGTGCGGCAATATTTATAGTTGGAGTTGTTTTCAACTCTATTTTATAA
- the rarD gene encoding EamA family transporter RarD: MSENRLGQIYAILAFLFWGGLAPIYFKQVASVDAFEILIYRILFSFFTLLPFFFFKKELQSLLLSIKDLRTIKYLFFSTFVISLNWLTFIWAITNDRILEASLGYYINPLVNVGLGFLIFNERITRKQSLAISIAIIAVFYQLFSLGYLPIVSLILAFSFSFYGVLRKKIDVGSITGLFIEVIILLPFALGYLFYLYHYDVVAFFESTSFYTSFMLALSGLVTVIPLLLFNGAARRMKLITLGFFQYLAPTVSFFIAIFLYNEEFNFDKLVTFVLIWIALIIFSSDSIKRILFNK, translated from the coding sequence TTGAGTGAAAATAGATTAGGGCAAATTTATGCCATATTAGCATTTTTATTTTGGGGTGGTTTAGCCCCAATTTATTTTAAACAAGTTGCAAGTGTAGATGCTTTTGAAATTCTTATTTATAGAATACTTTTTTCTTTTTTTACACTTTTACCTTTTTTCTTTTTTAAAAAAGAGTTACAATCTCTTTTATTATCAATAAAAGATCTAAGAACAATAAAATATCTATTTTTTTCAACTTTTGTAATCTCATTAAATTGGCTGACTTTTATTTGGGCAATTACAAATGATAGAATATTAGAGGCTTCATTGGGATATTATATAAATCCTTTAGTAAATGTAGGACTTGGGTTTTTGATTTTTAATGAAAGAATAACAAGAAAGCAGTCTCTTGCAATTTCAATTGCTATTATAGCTGTTTTTTATCAGCTTTTTTCCCTTGGATATTTACCAATTGTTTCTTTGATACTTGCTTTTTCTTTTAGTTTTTATGGTGTTCTTAGAAAAAAAATAGATGTTGGTTCTATTACAGGACTTTTTATTGAAGTAATTATTCTTTTACCTTTTGCTTTAGGATATCTGTTTTATTTATATCACTATGATGTGGTGGCTTTTTTTGAGTCAACTTCTTTTTATACTTCATTTATGCTTGCTCTTAGTGGTTTAGTTACTGTTATTCCTCTTTTATTATTTAATGGTGCAGCAAGAAGAATGAAACTTATTACTTTAGGTTTTTTTCAATATTTAGCACCTACAGTTTCATTTTTTATTGCAATTTTTCTTTACAATGAGGAGTTTAACTTCGATAAATTAGTAACTTTTGTGCTAATTTGGATAGCTTTAATTATTTTTTCATCTGATTCTATAAAAAGAATTCTATTTAATAAATAG
- a CDS encoding thioredoxin family protein has protein sequence MKIEILGTGCTKCEALLQNVKQAVADEKIFAQIEKVDDPIKIMEYQVLSTPALVVNGTVKSSGKLLNKEEVKEFLK, from the coding sequence ATGAAAATTGAAATTTTAGGTACAGGTTGTACAAAATGTGAAGCATTGCTTCAAAATGTAAAACAAGCAGTTGCAGATGAAAAAATATTTGCACAAATAGAAAAAGTAGATGACCCAATCAAAATTATGGAATATCAAGTTTTATCAACACCAGCATTAGTAGTAAATGGAACTGTTAAAAGTAGTGGAAAATTATTAAATAAAGAAGAAGTAAAAGAGTTTTTAAAATAG
- a CDS encoding arsenic transporter has protein sequence MILASSIFLITLIFVIWQPKGLQIGTTAVIGAIVALIAGVVSFEDVLVVSDIVWDATLAFIGIIILSMVLDEIGFFEWCAIKMAKLSCGNGHLMFVYALLLGSFVSALFANDGAALILTPILLAKMRILKLNAKTILAFLLAGGFISDSASLPFVFSNLTNIVTANYFDIGFLEYLSRMFVPYVVSTVVTISFLWAFLRKDIPREIDVSLLKNPDEVLKNRTLFKFSWVFLALLLVGYFVGDNYDLPVSVFALGGGLIFLAIASYTKSARAWLTIKTAPWQVVWFSIGLYIVVYGLKNAGLTDYLTTILQDLVQRGDVIAILGTGFISAFLSAIMNNMPTVMIMDIALTDIPNQTLAYANIIGCNLGPKMTPFGSLATLLWLHVLSQKGVKIGFWQYSKFGLIVTPPILFVVLLTLV, from the coding sequence ATGATATTAGCTAGTTCAATTTTTTTGATTACTTTAATATTTGTTATTTGGCAACCAAAGGGTTTACAAATAGGAACAACAGCTGTTATAGGAGCAATAGTTGCACTAATAGCGGGTGTTGTTAGTTTTGAAGATGTATTAGTTGTAAGTGATATAGTTTGGGATGCAACTTTAGCCTTTATTGGAATTATAATTCTTTCAATGGTTTTAGATGAGATTGGCTTTTTTGAGTGGTGTGCTATTAAAATGGCGAAACTATCATGTGGAAATGGACATTTAATGTTTGTATATGCTTTGCTTCTTGGAAGTTTTGTTTCTGCACTTTTTGCAAATGATGGGGCAGCATTAATCTTAACGCCAATTTTATTAGCAAAAATGAGAATACTAAAATTAAATGCAAAAACAATTTTAGCCTTTTTACTTGCTGGTGGTTTTATTAGTGATTCTGCTTCTTTACCTTTTGTTTTTTCAAACCTTACAAATATAGTAACAGCTAACTATTTTGATATAGGGTTCTTAGAGTATTTATCTCGTATGTTTGTTCCTTATGTAGTAAGTACAGTAGTTACTATCTCTTTTTTATGGGCTTTCTTACGAAAAGATATTCCAAGAGAAATAGATGTGAGTTTACTAAAAAATCCAGATGAAGTATTAAAAAATAGAACTCTATTTAAATTTTCTTGGGTTTTTCTAGCTTTACTTTTAGTTGGATATTTTGTTGGAGACAATTATGATTTACCAGTTTCTGTATTTGCTTTAGGTGGTGGGTTGATTTTTTTAGCAATTGCAAGCTACACAAAAAGTGCGAGAGCTTGGCTTACAATTAAAACTGCACCTTGGCAAGTTGTGTGGTTTAGTATAGGTCTTTATATAGTAGTTTATGGTTTAAAAAATGCAGGTCTTACTGACTACTTAACAACTATTTTACAAGATTTAGTTCAAAGAGGTGATGTCATTGCTATTTTAGGAACAGGTTTTATCTCTGCTTTTTTAAGTGCTATTATGAATAATATGCCAACGGTTATGATTATGGATATTGCTTTAACAGATATTCCTAATCAAACTTTAGCTTATGCAAATATTATTGGATGTAACTTGGGACCTAAAATGACACCATTTGGTTCTTTAGCAACTTTACTATGGCTTCATGTTTTATCTCAAAAGGGTGTGAAAATTGGTTTTTGGCAATATAGTAAATTTGGTTTAATAGTAACTCCACCTATTTTATTTGTTGTGCTATTAACTTTAGTATAG
- a CDS encoding arsenate reductase ArsC, with product MDKKVLILCTGNSCRSIIAEALINAKLDGVSSDSSGVKASGRVNPNAQKLLEQKGIWKEEYHSKTIDKVLDNEYDLVVTVCDHANETCPMFPNATKIIHVGFEDPDGKDFDAFLKTYEEIETELLPKVKEALGL from the coding sequence ATGGATAAAAAAGTATTAATTTTATGTACAGGAAATTCTTGCAGAAGTATTATTGCTGAAGCATTAATAAATGCAAAGTTAGATGGTGTAAGTTCAGATTCATCTGGGGTAAAAGCAAGTGGAAGAGTTAATCCAAATGCACAAAAACTATTAGAGCAAAAAGGTATCTGGAAAGAGGAATATCATTCAAAAACTATTGATAAGGTTTTAGACAATGAGTATGATTTAGTAGTAACTGTTTGTGACCATGCAAATGAGACTTGCCCAATGTTCCCAAATGCAACTAAAATTATTCATGTTGGCTTTGAAGATCCAGATGGAAAAGATTTTGATGCATTTCTTAAAACATATGAAGAGATTGAAACTGAATTATTACCAAAAGTTAAAGAGGCTTTAGGTTTATAA
- a CDS encoding acyl-[ACP]--phospholipid O-acyltransferase, producing MERLSSNLLIIKLSFLCVVFCNVIVDVAHKVLLQNIAFKIFDGSEQVVWISIINAMIIIPFLLLFTLSGYLSDKYNKKDILVYGAVSSFCLSVLMVFSYLSGSFYLAMLNLILLAIQSAIYSPAKFGLIINIWGKKNLAKGNASLQAVSIIAILFSLASGSFIFESFYNTNNLSLLSTKEDLLDAILPLTYYIVPVAFLEMLLSLIVLKRVKTIYVKNEELELNRKEFFQGKLLKRNIKTIFDNNIIFLSVVGLSVFWGVSQGLMAVFPSFAKEYLQIEDVFVINAVIASSGIGIAIGSIFYSKISKHYIEIGTIPLSAIGMTFMIYLSTEVSSVFLLGICFLVFGIFGGLFVVPLNSLIQFNAKKKNLGTILAGNNWFHSLAMFLMLCLTTFVSLNNLDPLNTIYLILLITIVGMFYTIFKLPQSLILLFMKFVVGLKYKLEVHGVKNIPSTGGVLLLGNHVSWIDWAVILMSSPRQIKFVMHKPIYEKWYLNWILRLFKAIPISNASSKDTIKTIAKELDLGNVVVLFPEGGITRNGHLGEFKRGFELILKQTKEDIPVIAFYIRGLWESLFSRANEKYKRSKRTNSVTVSFSKLIKKQNANAVFVKQIVKTLSTESWRMHTENMDTIPELVFDRLKQIKSNMIYADTTGVELSGYKFLTASILFKDLLKDKIKGENIGLLFPSSAGGAFFNTSVLMLGKTAVNLNFTASMNTLKLSVKNAEIKTIITSKKFIKKLKEKGIAIDEVLKTSQVLYVEDLKAQITKAKSLTTLLSVILLPTFILKNLHIKKQDKDSTAVILFSSGSEGIPKGIELSHKNVVGNCQQIAAIINVNEDDIFVGSLPFFHAFGTVVTLFMPIIEGIGCVAHPDPTDGFAIGKLVEKYKATIMLGTSTFFRLYTKNPKVQKKMFESLRLVVAGAEKLSQKVREDFKVKFDKEILEGYGVTETTPVACCNLPNVKTFDGVQIGNKIGSVGMPIPGTKIKIVNPKTNNELPVGEEGMILICGVQVMKGYLKDEKKTKEALITLNKETYYITGDKGRVDEDGFLTIVDRYSRFAKLGGEMISLGAVEQNIEKLITNEEIEFIATTKEDEKKGEKIILLISNIKEEELEKLKKDIIEKFDNNLMIPSLYKIVDEIPKLGSGKLDFKEAKKIVESL from the coding sequence ATGGAAAGGTTATCGAGTAATTTATTAATCATAAAACTATCATTTTTATGTGTTGTTTTTTGTAATGTTATTGTTGATGTGGCACATAAAGTACTTTTACAAAATATTGCATTTAAGATTTTTGATGGAAGTGAACAAGTTGTTTGGATATCTATTATAAATGCAATGATAATTATTCCTTTTTTACTTCTTTTTACTTTAAGTGGGTATCTATCTGATAAATATAATAAAAAAGATATCTTAGTTTATGGAGCTGTTTCTTCTTTTTGTTTATCTGTGCTTATGGTGTTTTCTTATTTAAGTGGAAGTTTTTATTTGGCTATGTTAAACCTAATATTATTAGCTATTCAAAGTGCAATTTATTCTCCTGCTAAATTTGGTCTTATTATTAATATCTGGGGAAAGAAAAATTTAGCAAAAGGAAATGCTAGTTTACAAGCAGTTTCTATTATAGCAATCTTATTTTCCCTAGCAAGTGGTTCTTTTATTTTTGAGTCTTTTTATAATACAAATAATTTAAGCTTATTAAGTACAAAAGAAGATTTACTTGATGCAATTTTACCCTTGACTTATTATATTGTGCCAGTTGCATTTTTAGAAATGTTATTATCTTTAATAGTTTTAAAAAGAGTAAAAACAATATATGTAAAAAATGAGGAATTAGAATTAAATAGAAAAGAGTTTTTTCAAGGTAAACTTTTAAAGAGAAATATTAAAACAATTTTTGATAATAATATTATATTTTTATCTGTAGTTGGTTTATCAGTTTTTTGGGGTGTTTCTCAAGGGTTGATGGCAGTTTTTCCTTCTTTTGCAAAAGAGTATTTACAAATAGAGGATGTTTTTGTAATAAATGCAGTTATCGCTTCTTCGGGAATTGGTATTGCAATTGGATCAATTTTTTATTCAAAAATATCAAAACATTATATAGAAATTGGCACTATTCCTTTATCTGCAATTGGAATGACTTTTATGATTTACTTATCAACAGAAGTTTCTAGTGTCTTTTTATTGGGAATTTGTTTTTTAGTTTTTGGTATTTTTGGTGGATTATTTGTAGTGCCATTAAACTCTTTAATACAATTTAATGCTAAGAAAAAAAATCTAGGAACAATTTTAGCTGGAAATAATTGGTTTCATTCTTTGGCTATGTTTTTAATGTTATGTCTTACAACTTTTGTATCTTTGAATAATTTAGATCCTTTAAATACAATATATTTAATTTTATTAATCACAATAGTTGGAATGTTTTATACAATATTTAAACTTCCCCAATCTCTTATTTTACTTTTCATGAAGTTTGTTGTTGGTTTAAAATATAAATTAGAAGTGCATGGAGTAAAAAATATCCCTTCTACTGGTGGCGTACTTCTTTTAGGTAATCATGTATCTTGGATAGATTGGGCCGTTATTTTAATGAGTAGTCCTAGACAAATAAAGTTTGTAATGCATAAACCAATATATGAAAAATGGTATCTAAATTGGATTTTGAGACTATTTAAAGCTATACCTATTTCAAATGCATCAAGTAAAGACACAATAAAAACAATTGCAAAGGAGCTTGATTTAGGTAATGTTGTTGTTCTTTTCCCTGAAGGTGGTATAACTAGAAATGGGCATTTAGGAGAGTTTAAGAGGGGATTTGAACTTATTTTGAAACAAACTAAAGAAGATATCCCTGTAATTGCCTTTTATATTAGAGGTTTATGGGAATCTTTATTTAGTAGAGCTAATGAAAAGTATAAAAGAAGTAAAAGAACAAATAGTGTTACAGTCTCTTTTTCAAAGCTTATTAAAAAGCAAAATGCAAATGCAGTTTTTGTAAAACAAATAGTAAAAACTTTATCAACTGAATCTTGGAGAATGCATACTGAAAATATGGATACTATTCCTGAACTTGTTTTTGATAGACTAAAACAAATAAAAAGTAATATGATTTATGCAGATACGACAGGAGTAGAGTTATCTGGATATAAGTTCTTAACAGCTTCAATTCTTTTTAAAGATTTACTAAAAGATAAAATAAAAGGAGAGAATATAGGACTTTTATTCCCTTCAAGTGCAGGGGGAGCTTTTTTTAATACTTCAGTTTTAATGTTAGGTAAAACTGCTGTAAATTTAAACTTTACTGCTTCTATGAATACTTTAAAATTATCAGTAAAAAATGCAGAAATAAAAACAATAATTACATCAAAAAAATTTATTAAAAAGTTAAAAGAAAAAGGCATAGCCATTGATGAGGTTTTAAAAACTTCTCAAGTTTTATATGTAGAGGATTTAAAAGCCCAAATTACTAAAGCAAAAAGTTTAACAACTTTATTAAGTGTTATTTTACTTCCTACTTTTATTTTAAAAAACTTACATATTAAAAAACAAGATAAAGATTCAACGGCGGTAATATTATTTAGTAGTGGAAGTGAAGGTATTCCAAAAGGAATAGAACTTAGTCATAAAAATGTAGTTGGAAACTGTCAGCAAATAGCAGCAATAATTAATGTAAATGAAGATGATATTTTTGTAGGTTCACTTCCATTTTTTCATGCTTTTGGAACTGTAGTTACTTTATTTATGCCAATAATTGAAGGAATTGGATGTGTTGCACATCCTGATCCAACAGATGGCTTTGCAATAGGTAAATTAGTTGAAAAATATAAAGCAACAATTATGTTAGGTACTTCTACATTTTTTAGACTTTATACTAAAAATCCAAAGGTACAAAAAAAGATGTTTGAGAGTTTAAGGCTAGTTGTTGCAGGAGCTGAAAAATTATCTCAAAAAGTAAGAGAGGATTTTAAAGTAAAATTTGATAAAGAGATTTTAGAAGGTTATGGAGTAACAGAAACTACTCCTGTAGCTTGTTGTAACTTACCTAATGTAAAGACTTTTGATGGAGTTCAAATAGGAAATAAAATAGGTAGTGTGGGAATGCCAATACCAGGAACAAAAATCAAAATAGTAAATCCTAAAACAAATAATGAACTTCCCGTTGGAGAAGAGGGGATGATATTAATATGTGGAGTTCAAGTGATGAAAGGTTATTTAAAAGATGAGAAAAAAACTAAAGAGGCTTTAATCACTTTAAACAAAGAGACATATTATATAACAGGAGATAAAGGAAGAGTTGATGAAGATGGTTTTTTAACTATAGTTGATAGATATTCAAGGTTTGCAAAACTTGGTGGAGAGATGATTAGTCTTGGTGCAGTTGAACAAAACATAGAAAAGCTAATTACAAATGAAGAGATAGAATTTATAGCAACAACTAAAGAAGATGAAAAAAAAGGTGAAAAGATTATCCTCTTAATTTCAAATATAAAAGAAGAAGAGTTAGAAAAATTAAAAAAAGATATAATAGAAAAATTTGATAATAATCTTATGATTCCCTCACTATATAAAATAGTAGATGAAATACCAAAGTTAGGAAGTGGGAAGTTAGATTTTAAAGAAGCAAAAAAAATTGTAGAAAGTTTATAG